The Pseudoliparis swirei isolate HS2019 ecotype Mariana Trench chromosome 1, NWPU_hadal_v1, whole genome shotgun sequence genome has a window encoding:
- the nup153 gene encoding nuclear pore complex protein Nup153 isoform X1 has product MTAIRRRNTERHSDERAMAATGGGKIRSRRYHIASKPYAKNKQQQSGLISRVTDTVKSIVPSWLQKYFKSEDAPEEGGSALGTDQNCQPPTPPNGSEEGPLPLDGCDSPEPSTSYTEPSTSRASLNFQGDVLSRPPLSRSHHHFPPLETSSPTLGTSSGLFSQPSTSSAPGPFSTGFSLVKEIKDNFSQHEDDNISTTSGFSSRASEKDVPTSKTASLPQLWSPEMERTQSGPQPAQSSLRKPSFNLSVFGTSSNSSLNSTVLNSSQLGDSPFYPGKTMYGGAAAVRTSRARPGTPYQAPLRRQIKAKPACAQPCGVTSATARRILQSLERMSSPLADARRIPAAASSPLSASIDGTNLDVSQAKRKRMDSSLPPVQKLMVPVAALVSGNRSVSFRPTLTPGGVSRTLDRAPRETPTRKSPQLPEVTPGPSRSTMISSGPAYPLSSTPAASSVSSGGGKMKRERTSTRPSSKRPEEDEVAEVLDLPIISLPISSAALPTFSFSSSLPPVATNSTAPNITHVTPAKEIVSNKEPPTASTPPSVPFTFSSPIVKATAASPPSFSPSAGFTFSAPAKLGPSMSNGKLAYPIEAAVKFATSKITEDFEGPFKPAKALKQGSVLDLLKAPGFASPVAQPSPGPASDLLQTSTLSTTPSSITTTTSSPSSTRFGDVFKAPPGWGCDVCLVQNKPSDTKCVCCMAPQPSSSKSMDSKPSTATSAGRESSGTYTTSTTTTTAGIMFFKPGTWDCDTCLVLNKPDAVKCVACETAKPGTGLKPSLTLPSAFSAVKTVSPPTAPVSTGFVGFGDKFKKPAGAWECDTCMIENKAEDTKCVACTSSKPGASAGASSTSNAQVFGLGNAFKMPEGGWDCDACLLQNKAADVQCVACQAVKPGAKVEPKAFGSSAAVTSGSNSGVSNFGTSDSTSGDESVGFKFGGSLTESSSSSSSGGFKFGGTFGSSSTETFSKDTTASSGFKFGSSSEGFKFGTSSRDDKKSDQSAAAPGFKFGTSAGIVFGTGSSNTESNSSKGGFTFGLSKPEEKTADTTTNPSSCSFTPPAPSQEKSEVAASSNDTTSTTTAGSVFGSLAATTPQGGSTFGTLQKDKAPAAPTFTFGKPEEKKEAAASSATSAFLFGAASKDTDAAAPAAAVSGGFSFSKPSALTEQPPPAYNFGKPAEKSETAEAPKPSFSFGQSAADSSTAPKQAFSFMVGNATNTVNSTTSSSTIPTPSLFGISSSTQAPAPSAAPSTFMFGQTAATSNDAPPAKAFVFGQSQDSQPSALSAAPLNSTPTPVPAQPFIFGAPASAAAAPPAAAAPSFGFGAAAPTAASTTAPSAAPSPFAFSPAPSSGFGANQTSSFGSSFGSLFPAPPAQPPAFGAKPNATPVFGQQTNATPVFGAAANSTQGGGFQFGGASAFGATNNTSGGVFTFGPPANPSVAPQAGPTGGGFNFTKPPPFNIGSTKSVTTPPAGQPAIAGRKIKTAVRRRK; this is encoded by the exons cAACAGTCAGGCCTCATCAGTCGAGTGACAGACACAGTAAAGAGCATCGTTCCTTCCTGGCTGCAGAAATACTTCAAGAGTGAAGATGCTCCTGAAGAAGGAGGCTCTGCACTGGGGACAGACCAGAACTGCCAGCCACCAACTCCTCCAAATGGCAGCGAAGAAGGACCTCTTCCACTTGATGGATGCGACTCCCCAGAGCCAAGCACAAGTTACACTG AACCCTCAACCAGCCGGGCATCCCTAAACTTTCAGGGCGATGTGCTTTCTCGACCCCCACTGAGTCGTTCGCACCATCACTTTCCACCGCTGGAGACCTCCTCCCCGACCCTGGGGACCTCCAGCGGCCTGTTCTCCCAACCCTCCACCTCATCTGCCCCTGGACCCTTTTCCACAGGCTTCTCCTTGGTCAAAGAAATCAAGGACAACTTCTCGCAGCATGAAGATGATAACATCTCAACCACAAGTGGCTTCTCCTCCCGAGCCTCAGAAAAAG ATGTCCCCACTTCCAAAACGGCATCACTTCCTCAACTTTGGTccccagagatggagagaacacAGTCTGGGCCTCAGCCTGCCCAGTCCAGTCTTAGAAAGCCTTCTTTCAACCTGTCTGTATTTGGAACTTCTTCCAAT TCGTCGTTAAACAGCACAGTACTAAACTCCAGCCAGCTCGGAGATTCACCCTTCTACCCTGGGAAGACCATGTATGGTGGAGCAGCTGCAGTCAGGACCTCTCGTGCTCGTCCTGGAACCCCATATCAG GCCCCATTGAGGAGACAGATCAAGGCCAAGCCTGCTTGTGCTCAACCCTGTGGGGTGACCAGCGCCACAGCGAGACGCATCCTTCAGTCCTTGGAGCGAATGTCGAGCCCCCTGgct GATGCTAGGAGAATCCCAGCAGCAGCCTCGTCCCCCTTGTCAGCA TCAATAGATGGCACAAATCTAGATGTTTCACAAGCAAAAAGGAAACGT ATGGATTCCTCCCTCCCACCGGTGCAGAAGCTGATGGTTCCTGTTGCAGCGTTGGTGTCAGGAAACCGTTCTGTGTCCTTTAGGCCGACTTTGACTCCAGGTGGAGTGAGCCGAACTCTTGACAGGGCCCCAAGAGAGACG CCTACAAGAAAATCACCGCAACTACCTGAAGTAACTCCAGGTCCATCTCGAAG CACAATGATTTCTAGTGGCCCAGCCTATCCTCTGTCCAGCACGCCTGCAGCCAGCAGCGTGAGCTCTGGAGGGGGCaagatgaagagggagaggacCAGCACACGGCCTTCCTCTAAACGCCCTGAAGAGGATGAG GTGGCTGAAGTACTGGACCTACCAATCATTTCACTTCCCATCAGCTCCGCTGCCTTGCCTACcttcagcttctcctcctctcttccccctgtTGCCACCAACAGCACTGCTCCCAACATCACGCATGTGACTCCTGCTAAGGAAATTGTCTCAAATAAG GAGCCACCAACGGCCTCGACACCTCCCTCTGTACCGTTTACATTTTCCTCCCCTATTGTCAAAGCGACTGCTGCTagtcctccttctttttccccCTCA GCTGGATTCACTTTTAGTGCACCTGCAAAGTTAGGACCCTCCATGTCTAATGGAAAGCTTGCCTATCCCATAGAAGCAGCCG TGAAGTTTGCAACAAGCAAAATCACTGAAGATTTTGAAGGGCCTTTCAAGCCAGCCAAAGCCCTGAAGCAGGGCAGTGTTTTGGATCTTCTGAAGGCACCTG GCTTTGCTTCTCCGGTTGCTCAGCCTTCCCCAGGCCCAGCAAGCGATCTCCTGCAGACCTCCACACTATCCACAACCCCCTCCTCCATTACAACCACCACATCCTCCCCTTCTTCAACAAGATTTGGCGATGTGTTCAAAGCCCCACCAGGCTGGGGCTGTGATGTCTGCTTGGTGCAGAACAAGCCATCAGACACCAAATGTGTTTGCTGTATGGCCCCACAGCCGTCTTCATCCAAATCTATGGACAGTAAACCTTCAACAGCCACCTCGGCTGGGCGAGAGAGCAGCGGCACgtacaccacctccaccactacAACTACTGCAGGCATAATGTTCTTCAAACCAGGAACTTGGGACTGTGATACATGCCTGGTTCTAAACAAACCTGATGCAGTGAAGTGTGTGGCCTGTGAAACGGCCAAACCTGGGACAGGGCTTAAACCCTCACTGACTCTTCCTTCTGCCTTCTCAGCTGTTAAGACTGTATCCCCACCTACAGCCCCTGTTTCTACAGGGTTCGTCGGATTTGGAGACAAGTTCAAAAAACCTGCGGGTGCATGGGAATGTGATACATGTATGATAGAAAACAAGGCAGAGGACACAAAGTGTGTGGCCTGCACCAGCTCTAAACCAG GAGCTTCAGCAGGAGCCTCTTCAACCAGCAATGCTCAAGTGTTTGGGTTGGGAAATGCATTCAAGATGCCAGAAGGTGGCTGGGATTGTGATGCCTGTCTTCTCCAAAATAAGGCTGCAGACGTCCAGTGCGTTGCCTGTCAGGCAGTCAAACCGGGAGCTAAAGTGGAGCCCAAAG CTTTTGGTTCATCCGCTGCTGTGACTTCAGGCTCTAATTCTGGAGTTTCTAACTTTGGTACATCAGACAGTACTTCGGGAGATGAATCTGTAGGTTTCAAGTTTGGAGGCTCATTGACGgaatcctcctcttcatcttcatcaggtGGATTCAAATTTGGAGGCACATTTGGAAGCTCCTCTACAGAAACCTTTTCTAAAGACACTACTGCCTCATCGGGGTTCAAATTTGGCAGCTCATCTGAGGGCTTTAAATTTGGGACTTCCTCTCGTGATGACAAAAAGTCAGACCAATCTGCTGCAGCTCCTGGTTTTAAGTTTGGAACAAGCGCTGGGATAGTATTTGGAACGGGCTCATCTAACACAGAGAGCAACTCCTCAAAGGGCGGCTTTACATTTGGACTCTCAAAGCCAGAGGAGAAAACGGCAGACACTACCACCAACCCATCCTCTTGTAGTTTTACTCCTCCCGCGCCCTCTCAGGAGAAAAGTGAGGTTGCTGCATCATCAAACGACACCACATCCACAACCACCGCTGGGTCGGTATTTGGGAGTTTGGCGGCCACCACACCACAAGGGGGCTCTACGTTTGGAACCTTACAAAAAGACAAAGCGCCAGCGGCTCCCACGTTTACTTTTGGAAAgccagaggaaaagaaggaagccGCTGCCTCCTCGGCTACGTCTGCCTTCCTCTTCGGTGCTGCTAGTAAAGATACAGATGCTGCTGCGCCAGCAGCGGCCGTCTCAGGAGGCTTTTCCTTTAGCAAGCCCAGTGCTCTAACAGAACAACCTCCACCCGCCTATAATTTTGGCAAGCCAGCAGAGAAGAGTGAAACTGCAGAGGCCCCGAAGCCGTCTTTTAGCTTTGGACAAagtgctgcag ATTCTTCGACTGCTCCAAAACAAGCATTTTCCTTTATGGTTGGCAATGCCACCAACACCGTCAACTCCACCACTTCGTCATCCACGATCCCGACGCCCAGTCTGTTCGGCATCAGCAGTTCCACTCAAGCTCCGGCTCCTTCTGCAGCTCCAAGCACTTTCATGTTCGGTCAAACTGCTGCAACATCCAATGACGCTCCACCAGCTAAAGCCTTTGTCTTTGGCCAGAGTCAGGACAGCCAGCCCTCTGCTCTGTCAGCTGCCCCTCTGAACTCTACTCCCACTCCAGTCCCAGCTCAGCCCTTTATCTTTGGTGCTCCTgccagtgctgctgctgctcctcctgctgctgcggcTCCATCCTTCGGCTTTGGAGCAGCAGCACCCACTGCTGCCTCAACTACAG CTCCATCTGCAGCTCCCTCACCATTTGCATTCAGCCCGGCCCCCTCTAGTGGATTTGGGGCCAATCAGACTTCTTCATTCGGTTCCTCCTTTGGATCCCTCTTCCCAGCCCCACCGGCCCAGCCCCCAGCCTTCGGAGCCAAACCCAACGCCACACCTGTCTTTGGACAGCAGACCAATGCCACACCTGTATTTGGGGCAGCTGCTAATTCTACCCAAG GTGGAGGCTTTCAGTTTGGAGGAGCCAGTGCATTCGGAGCCACAAACAACACCTCAGGAGGAGTGTTTACTTTTGGACCCCCTGCAAACCCCTCTGTTGCACCCCAGGCAGGACCCACTGGAGGTGGATTTAATTTTACCAAACCCCCACCATTCAATATTGG GTCAACAAAATCCGTCACCACCCCTCCTGCAGGACAGCCAGCGATTGCTGGGCGCAAGATCAAGACAGCGGTGCGGCGCAGAAAGTAG
- the nup153 gene encoding nuclear pore complex protein Nup153 isoform X2, whose translation MTAIRRRNTERHSDERAMAATGGGKIRSRRYHIASKPYAKNKQQQSGLISRVTDTVKSIVPSWLQKYFKSEDAPEEGGSALGTDQNCQPPTPPNGSEEGPLPLDGCDSPEPSTSYTEPSTSRASLNFQGDVLSRPPLSRSHHHFPPLETSSPTLGTSSGLFSQPSTSSAPGPFSTGFSLVKEIKDNFSQHEDDNISTTSGFSSRASEKDVPTSKTASLPQLWSPEMERTQSGPQPAQSSLRKPSFNLSVFGTSSNSSLNSTVLNSSQLGDSPFYPGKTMYGGAAAVRTSRARPGTPYQAPLRRQIKAKPACAQPCGVTSATARRILQSLERMSSPLADARRIPAAASSPLSASIDGTNLDVSQAKRKRMDSSLPPVQKLMVPVAALVSGNRSVSFRPTLTPGGVSRTLDRAPRETPTRKSPQLPEVTPGPSRSTMISSGPAYPLSSTPAASSVSSGGGKMKRERTSTRPSSKRPEEDEVAEVLDLPIISLPISSAALPTFSFSSSLPPVATNSTAPNITHVTPAKEIVSNKEPPTASTPPSVPFTFSSPIVKATAASPPSFSPSAGFTFSAPAKLGPSMSNGKLAYPIEAAVKFATSKITEDFEGPFKPAKALKQGSVLDLLKAPGFASPVAQPSPGPASDLLQTSTLSTTPSSITTTTSSPSSTRFGDVFKAPPGWGCDVCLVQNKPSDTKCVCCMAPQPSSSKSMDSKPSTATSAGRESSGTYTTSTTTTTAGIMFFKPGTWDCDTCLVLNKPDAVKCVACETAKPGTGLKPSLTLPSAFSAVKTVSPPTAPVSTGFVGFGDKFKKPAGAWECDTCMIENKAEDTKCVACTSSKPGASAGASSTSNAQVFGLGNAFKMPEGGWDCDACLLQNKAADVQCVACQAVKPGAKVEPKAFGSSAAVTSGSNSGVSNFGGFKFGGTFGSSSTETFSKDTTASSGFKFGSSSEGFKFGTSSRDDKKSDQSAAAPGFKFGTSAGIVFGTGSSNTESNSSKGGFTFGLSKPEEKTADTTTNPSSCSFTPPAPSQEKSEVAASSNDTTSTTTAGSVFGSLAATTPQGGSTFGTLQKDKAPAAPTFTFGKPEEKKEAAASSATSAFLFGAASKDTDAAAPAAAVSGGFSFSKPSALTEQPPPAYNFGKPAEKSETAEAPKPSFSFGQSAADSSTAPKQAFSFMVGNATNTVNSTTSSSTIPTPSLFGISSSTQAPAPSAAPSTFMFGQTAATSNDAPPAKAFVFGQSQDSQPSALSAAPLNSTPTPVPAQPFIFGAPASAAAAPPAAAAPSFGFGAAAPTAASTTAPSAAPSPFAFSPAPSSGFGANQTSSFGSSFGSLFPAPPAQPPAFGAKPNATPVFGQQTNATPVFGAAANSTQGGGFQFGGASAFGATNNTSGGVFTFGPPANPSVAPQAGPTGGGFNFTKPPPFNIGSTKSVTTPPAGQPAIAGRKIKTAVRRRK comes from the exons cAACAGTCAGGCCTCATCAGTCGAGTGACAGACACAGTAAAGAGCATCGTTCCTTCCTGGCTGCAGAAATACTTCAAGAGTGAAGATGCTCCTGAAGAAGGAGGCTCTGCACTGGGGACAGACCAGAACTGCCAGCCACCAACTCCTCCAAATGGCAGCGAAGAAGGACCTCTTCCACTTGATGGATGCGACTCCCCAGAGCCAAGCACAAGTTACACTG AACCCTCAACCAGCCGGGCATCCCTAAACTTTCAGGGCGATGTGCTTTCTCGACCCCCACTGAGTCGTTCGCACCATCACTTTCCACCGCTGGAGACCTCCTCCCCGACCCTGGGGACCTCCAGCGGCCTGTTCTCCCAACCCTCCACCTCATCTGCCCCTGGACCCTTTTCCACAGGCTTCTCCTTGGTCAAAGAAATCAAGGACAACTTCTCGCAGCATGAAGATGATAACATCTCAACCACAAGTGGCTTCTCCTCCCGAGCCTCAGAAAAAG ATGTCCCCACTTCCAAAACGGCATCACTTCCTCAACTTTGGTccccagagatggagagaacacAGTCTGGGCCTCAGCCTGCCCAGTCCAGTCTTAGAAAGCCTTCTTTCAACCTGTCTGTATTTGGAACTTCTTCCAAT TCGTCGTTAAACAGCACAGTACTAAACTCCAGCCAGCTCGGAGATTCACCCTTCTACCCTGGGAAGACCATGTATGGTGGAGCAGCTGCAGTCAGGACCTCTCGTGCTCGTCCTGGAACCCCATATCAG GCCCCATTGAGGAGACAGATCAAGGCCAAGCCTGCTTGTGCTCAACCCTGTGGGGTGACCAGCGCCACAGCGAGACGCATCCTTCAGTCCTTGGAGCGAATGTCGAGCCCCCTGgct GATGCTAGGAGAATCCCAGCAGCAGCCTCGTCCCCCTTGTCAGCA TCAATAGATGGCACAAATCTAGATGTTTCACAAGCAAAAAGGAAACGT ATGGATTCCTCCCTCCCACCGGTGCAGAAGCTGATGGTTCCTGTTGCAGCGTTGGTGTCAGGAAACCGTTCTGTGTCCTTTAGGCCGACTTTGACTCCAGGTGGAGTGAGCCGAACTCTTGACAGGGCCCCAAGAGAGACG CCTACAAGAAAATCACCGCAACTACCTGAAGTAACTCCAGGTCCATCTCGAAG CACAATGATTTCTAGTGGCCCAGCCTATCCTCTGTCCAGCACGCCTGCAGCCAGCAGCGTGAGCTCTGGAGGGGGCaagatgaagagggagaggacCAGCACACGGCCTTCCTCTAAACGCCCTGAAGAGGATGAG GTGGCTGAAGTACTGGACCTACCAATCATTTCACTTCCCATCAGCTCCGCTGCCTTGCCTACcttcagcttctcctcctctcttccccctgtTGCCACCAACAGCACTGCTCCCAACATCACGCATGTGACTCCTGCTAAGGAAATTGTCTCAAATAAG GAGCCACCAACGGCCTCGACACCTCCCTCTGTACCGTTTACATTTTCCTCCCCTATTGTCAAAGCGACTGCTGCTagtcctccttctttttccccCTCA GCTGGATTCACTTTTAGTGCACCTGCAAAGTTAGGACCCTCCATGTCTAATGGAAAGCTTGCCTATCCCATAGAAGCAGCCG TGAAGTTTGCAACAAGCAAAATCACTGAAGATTTTGAAGGGCCTTTCAAGCCAGCCAAAGCCCTGAAGCAGGGCAGTGTTTTGGATCTTCTGAAGGCACCTG GCTTTGCTTCTCCGGTTGCTCAGCCTTCCCCAGGCCCAGCAAGCGATCTCCTGCAGACCTCCACACTATCCACAACCCCCTCCTCCATTACAACCACCACATCCTCCCCTTCTTCAACAAGATTTGGCGATGTGTTCAAAGCCCCACCAGGCTGGGGCTGTGATGTCTGCTTGGTGCAGAACAAGCCATCAGACACCAAATGTGTTTGCTGTATGGCCCCACAGCCGTCTTCATCCAAATCTATGGACAGTAAACCTTCAACAGCCACCTCGGCTGGGCGAGAGAGCAGCGGCACgtacaccacctccaccactacAACTACTGCAGGCATAATGTTCTTCAAACCAGGAACTTGGGACTGTGATACATGCCTGGTTCTAAACAAACCTGATGCAGTGAAGTGTGTGGCCTGTGAAACGGCCAAACCTGGGACAGGGCTTAAACCCTCACTGACTCTTCCTTCTGCCTTCTCAGCTGTTAAGACTGTATCCCCACCTACAGCCCCTGTTTCTACAGGGTTCGTCGGATTTGGAGACAAGTTCAAAAAACCTGCGGGTGCATGGGAATGTGATACATGTATGATAGAAAACAAGGCAGAGGACACAAAGTGTGTGGCCTGCACCAGCTCTAAACCAG GAGCTTCAGCAGGAGCCTCTTCAACCAGCAATGCTCAAGTGTTTGGGTTGGGAAATGCATTCAAGATGCCAGAAGGTGGCTGGGATTGTGATGCCTGTCTTCTCCAAAATAAGGCTGCAGACGTCCAGTGCGTTGCCTGTCAGGCAGTCAAACCGGGAGCTAAAGTGGAGCCCAAAG CTTTTGGTTCATCCGCTGCTGTGACTTCAGGCTCTAATTCTGGAGTTTCTAACTTTG gtGGATTCAAATTTGGAGGCACATTTGGAAGCTCCTCTACAGAAACCTTTTCTAAAGACACTACTGCCTCATCGGGGTTCAAATTTGGCAGCTCATCTGAGGGCTTTAAATTTGGGACTTCCTCTCGTGATGACAAAAAGTCAGACCAATCTGCTGCAGCTCCTGGTTTTAAGTTTGGAACAAGCGCTGGGATAGTATTTGGAACGGGCTCATCTAACACAGAGAGCAACTCCTCAAAGGGCGGCTTTACATTTGGACTCTCAAAGCCAGAGGAGAAAACGGCAGACACTACCACCAACCCATCCTCTTGTAGTTTTACTCCTCCCGCGCCCTCTCAGGAGAAAAGTGAGGTTGCTGCATCATCAAACGACACCACATCCACAACCACCGCTGGGTCGGTATTTGGGAGTTTGGCGGCCACCACACCACAAGGGGGCTCTACGTTTGGAACCTTACAAAAAGACAAAGCGCCAGCGGCTCCCACGTTTACTTTTGGAAAgccagaggaaaagaaggaagccGCTGCCTCCTCGGCTACGTCTGCCTTCCTCTTCGGTGCTGCTAGTAAAGATACAGATGCTGCTGCGCCAGCAGCGGCCGTCTCAGGAGGCTTTTCCTTTAGCAAGCCCAGTGCTCTAACAGAACAACCTCCACCCGCCTATAATTTTGGCAAGCCAGCAGAGAAGAGTGAAACTGCAGAGGCCCCGAAGCCGTCTTTTAGCTTTGGACAAagtgctgcag ATTCTTCGACTGCTCCAAAACAAGCATTTTCCTTTATGGTTGGCAATGCCACCAACACCGTCAACTCCACCACTTCGTCATCCACGATCCCGACGCCCAGTCTGTTCGGCATCAGCAGTTCCACTCAAGCTCCGGCTCCTTCTGCAGCTCCAAGCACTTTCATGTTCGGTCAAACTGCTGCAACATCCAATGACGCTCCACCAGCTAAAGCCTTTGTCTTTGGCCAGAGTCAGGACAGCCAGCCCTCTGCTCTGTCAGCTGCCCCTCTGAACTCTACTCCCACTCCAGTCCCAGCTCAGCCCTTTATCTTTGGTGCTCCTgccagtgctgctgctgctcctcctgctgctgcggcTCCATCCTTCGGCTTTGGAGCAGCAGCACCCACTGCTGCCTCAACTACAG CTCCATCTGCAGCTCCCTCACCATTTGCATTCAGCCCGGCCCCCTCTAGTGGATTTGGGGCCAATCAGACTTCTTCATTCGGTTCCTCCTTTGGATCCCTCTTCCCAGCCCCACCGGCCCAGCCCCCAGCCTTCGGAGCCAAACCCAACGCCACACCTGTCTTTGGACAGCAGACCAATGCCACACCTGTATTTGGGGCAGCTGCTAATTCTACCCAAG GTGGAGGCTTTCAGTTTGGAGGAGCCAGTGCATTCGGAGCCACAAACAACACCTCAGGAGGAGTGTTTACTTTTGGACCCCCTGCAAACCCCTCTGTTGCACCCCAGGCAGGACCCACTGGAGGTGGATTTAATTTTACCAAACCCCCACCATTCAATATTGG GTCAACAAAATCCGTCACCACCCCTCCTGCAGGACAGCCAGCGATTGCTGGGCGCAAGATCAAGACAGCGGTGCGGCGCAGAAAGTAG